A single Uloborus diversus isolate 005 chromosome 7, Udiv.v.3.1, whole genome shotgun sequence DNA region contains:
- the LOC129226748 gene encoding KIF-binding protein-like: MQEREFKAWLSCARDDYNSCKNLLETSKNDPQNEPYKSKYKAKDTFMNLLSQMNQWKSSDNLFIIAIRALFKYYIGVIDLETEELTSACDSLTSCWEELQDVSGKPEICTLAVSVLNQLSILWSSRGELNKALNYLEKAEELYNFYKASNENGPYTFEDLFETEDTLIRDWMSFEKLFTYTLWYLAQVCERMNENERSAKYCHETLKRQLKTKNFEHKEWAVNCATLSQYYIQEKNYALARHLLSSSTYILEIFEATQVEAVRDEDSQDDLKRSKAEVGWCWLKYCINLLTDSAEKDFPRENTSVEPHLRLSDEKKVLDMETEILCSVSNFAEARKVFLFGQNCVTEVKSYYTLDTYANNHVQAVQDYSKLYKALALHERDTGRLSKMNKRCIDMLEFVLSKMNPQYYLAVCRQLRFELGETFYEMVDLKLKTANSNPQGLSVAVIQKINSYIMHSIKHFSGFLDSLRESSGDLPETFSEDLARPALVAHFYCGRLHSKLIVQDTTEKLKNISKCEENYKFIVNYVEKNPEHAHFMTKELPVIKEMLELLPEKILQIHGSTIY, encoded by the coding sequence ATGCAGGAAAGGGAATTTAAAGCATGGCTTTCGTGCGCTCGTGATGACTATAATTCGTGTAAAAATCTTTTAGAAACGTCCAAGAATGATCCGCAAAACGAACCGTATAAATCTAAATATAAAGCGAAAGATACTTTCATGAATCTTCTATCCCAGATGAACCAATGGAAATCAAGtgacaatttatttattattgcaatCCGTGCGCTTTTCAAATATTACATAGGAGTCATAGATTTAGAAACAGAAGAGCTTACTTCAGCTTGCGATTCTCTGACAAGCTGTTGGGAAGAATTGCAAGATGTTTCAGGAAAGCCAGAAATTTGCACTTTGGCTGTGAGTGTTTTAAATCAGCTGAGTATTTTATGGTCAAGTAGAGGTGAACTTAATAAAGCATTGAATTATTTGGAAAAAGCAGAAGAGTTATACAATTTCTATAAGGCTTCAAATGAAAATGGTCCATATACTTTTGAAGATCTTTTTGAGACGGAGGACACTTTAATACGTGATTGGAtgtcatttgaaaaattattcactTATACTTTATGGTACCTAGCACAAGTTTGCGAACGTATGAATGAAAATGAGAGGTCTGCAAAATACTGCCATGAAACTTTGAAGAGACAACTAAAGACAAAAAACTTTGAACACAAGGAATGGGCAGTAAACTGTGCTACATTATCACAGTAttacattcaagaaaaaaattatgctttagCTCGACATCTTTTATCTAGTTCAACTTACATTCTTGAGATTTTCGAAGCTACTCAGGTGGAAGCTGTGAGAGATGAAGACTCGCAGGATGATCTAAAGCGAAGTAAAGCAGAAGTTGGGTGGTGCTGGTTGAAATATTGTATTAATTTACTCACTGATTCAGCTGAAAAGGACTTTCCCCGTGAAAATACTTCAGTTGAGCCACATTTAAGACTTTCtgatgagaaaaaagttttagacATGGAAACAGAAATATTGTGCAGTGTTTCCAATTTCGCTGAAGCacgaaaagtttttctttttggacAGAATTGTGTAACTGAAGTAAAAAGTTACTATACTTTAGATACTTATGCAAATAATCATGTTCAAGCTGTCCAGGACTATAGTAAATTATATAAAGCCCTTGCGTTACATGAACGAGATACAGGACGGTTGAGTAAAATGAATAAGCGTTGTATAGACATGTTGGAATTTGTTTTATCCAAAATGAATCCTCAATATTATTTGGCAGTTTGCAGACAATTGAGGTTTGAATTGGGAGAAACATTTTACGAAATGGTTGACCTAaaattgaaaactgcaaactCAAATCCTCAAGGTCTTTCTGTAGCTGTGATACAGAAAATCAATTCATATATCATGCACAGCATTAAGCATTTTTCGGGCTTTTTAGATTCACTTCGAGAGAGCTCTGGAGATCTGCCGGAGACTTTTTCTGAAGATCTTGCTCGCCCAGCTTTAGTTGCTCATTTCTATTGCGGTAGACTTCATTCAAAGTTGATTGTTCAAGATACTACAGAAAAGCTGAAAAACATTTCTAAATGTGAAGAGAATTATAAATTTATAGTGAACTATGTTGAAAAAAATCCTGAGCATGCACATTTTATGACAAAGGAACTGCCTGTTATAAAAGAAATGTTGGAATTGTTGCCGGAAAAGATACTTCAAATTCATGGTTCaactatttattag